From the Rhodospirillales bacterium genome, the window ACTGACGAGGACATCATGGCCAACAACATTCGGAAGATCGGCGTCGTCGGAGCGGGACAAATGGGTCACGGTATCGCGCTGGTCTGCGCGGCCGCCGGGCTCGATGTCCTGATGCTGGACCTCTCGACCGAGGCCCTCGACAAGGGCATGAAGGCGATCCAACGCGACCTCCAGCGCGAGGTGGAGAAGAAGCGGCTCGACCAGGCCAAGGCCGATGCAACCCTCAAGCGCATTACGACCTCACTGAAATACGAGGACTTCAAGGACTGCGACCTGGTGATCGAGGCGGCGACCGAGGACGAAAGGATCAAGAAGGAGATCATCAAGAAGATCTGTCCGGCGCTCGGGCCCGAGGCGTACGTCGCCACCAACACCTCGTCGATCTCCATCACCCGACTCGCCGCGCAGTCCGACCGGCCGGGCAAGTTCGTCGGCATGCACTTCATGAATCCGGTTCCGCGCATGGAACTGGTCGAACTGATCCGCGGCATCGCGACCGAGGAAGAAACCTACCGCACCATCCGCGAGCTCACGCTTAAGATTGGCAAGACGCCGGTCAACGCCGAGGATTTTCCCGCCTTCATCGTCAACCGCATCCTGCTGCCGATGCTGAACGAGGCGATCTATACGCTCTATGAAGGCGTCGGCTCGGTCGAGGCGATCGACACCGCCATGAAGCTCGGCACCCATCACCCGATGGGACCGTTCGAACTGGCCGATTTCATCGGGCTCGACGTTTGTCTCGCGGTCATGCAGGTGCTGCACGAAGGGCTCTCGGATTCCAAGTACCGCCCCTGCCCGCTGCTGGTGAAATACGTCGAAGCGGGCTGGCTCGGCCGCAAGACCGGGCGCGGCTTTTACGACTATTCGGGACCGAAACCGGTTCCGACCCGCTGACGCGCTCCCGTGTCCTGGAGGAGGTCGCGCGGCCAAGTGGCCGCGCATCGGCGGTGCATGCAAATAGTTGGATATCCGAATTATTTTTCTTTGAAACGGGTTTATCCCATAGTAGCAAGTAATTTGCTTGGCCCATCAGCCCATTCCGCGTAGAGCAAAAAGTTTGCCAAATAGAACATTTTGCTTGTCGGCAAACCAAAGATTCTCTATAACTCACCTTACGGGCGATCCACGTCCGAGAAGGTGCGACATGACAAACCCTGCAAGCGCACTCCAGCCAGCCATTGACGCGCTGGAGAAAGACTTGGCCGAGTTGGAACGCCAGGGGAACGCGCTTTTGACGAGCATTAATGTTCTACGAGCGAAAGCTGGTTTACCGCCGCGTCCGGGCGGCTGGTCAAGCTCATCGACAGAATCTGCCATCCGTCCAGATGTTGGCTACAGCCCTCTCCCCATTCACTCCGACACTTTTCTCGGTAAGCGGATGGGGTCAGCCGCTCGGGAATACCTCGACATGCGAAAGACGGCTGGGGGGGATGCTCCCGCTACCGTGAGAGAGATATTCGATGCCCTCAAGGGGGGAGGTTTTGATTTCAAGTCAAAAGACGATGGGAACGCCATCATCGTGCTACGCGCCATGCTCCGGAAGAACAGTTCAATGTTCCACAAGCTGCAAAATGGTAAGTATGGCTTGCGTGCTTGGTATCCCAACCTCAAACCTCCGAAGGCTAATGCCAGCGACTCTGAAAATGCTCACGATGACTCCGGCGACGGAGCCGAAACAGAAGCAGCCGACACCAAGAAGGCATCGGCTGCTTAACGAATTTGGCGGTTGGCGACCGCTACCTCTGGACCGGGTGGCAGCCCGGAGAAAGGTAGGTGTTCAGTGCGTAAACGACGCGCGTTAAAAGCTTAGCGGCTGGTTGCGCCATCGGGTCTAGCCTACCTGATGGCGCGGCCGCCGCATTTGATGTAGCATGTCAGCATGGCCGTATCAAGAAAAATAGTCGAATCACCAAGGAATCCCAACAACCTATCTCTCGCCGAGGCGCGAAAACTTGGGCGATTACAAGACTTCATTGCCCAAGAGGAAGCGCGTGGAATCGGACCAGCCGACCGCAAAAAGCTTGACACTGCAATTCGTACCGTCGTCAAACCGCTGCGATCAGAAGATCGAACATCGCGTTCTGCTTCTCGCGGTAGTTCGCGCGAAAAGTGAACTCGTCGAGATAGCGCGCCATATACTTCGGCGAAACGTGAATGTGCGTCGAAGCAATCGACTTCTTAAACACCCGCCAGAAACTTTCGACGTGGTTTACGTGATGCACTACACCATGTTTGTTGTGGGGGTAGGCGTACTCTTTGGCTGAATGATTCACCTGCCCATGCGTGTAGCCATCGCCGCTGAGTAAATTGTAGGACATCAATTCGTCCGTCGAGATAATAGAGCCAGCCTCCACGTTGTTGAGCACGACTTCGCGCAGGGTGACTTTCTTCACGTTCGGGATCACCCGAGCGACCATCCGCCCCTTGCGCTGCTTGAGGCCCATAACGACGGTTTTGCCAACCGGCCCGCGCCCGATTCCATGACGACGCCCGCCGACATACGCTTCGTCCAATTCGACGTGGCCGCGCAGGATTTCAAAGCCGTCCGTATTCGACATCAGGATGCGGATTTGCTGGCCCATGCGCCAAGCTGTTTTGTAAGTCACCCCTAGGCCGCGCTGTAGTTCCTTGCCCGAAACGCCGTGACGGGTGACGACAAAAAGGTAGATCGCGTAGAACCAGCTTTGAAGGCTGGTACGGCTATCCTCGAATATGGTTCCGGCGCATGGGTACAGGTGATCGCCGCAATGGGAACACGCGTATGCCCGGCGCTCGCCGATCTTGTGAAATGTCGCTTCCTGGCCGCATTTCCGGCAAACGCGCCTAAGCCCATACCGAACCTCC encodes:
- a CDS encoding 3-hydroxybutyryl-CoA dehydrogenase; amino-acid sequence: MANNIRKIGVVGAGQMGHGIALVCAAAGLDVLMLDLSTEALDKGMKAIQRDLQREVEKKRLDQAKADATLKRITTSLKYEDFKDCDLVIEAATEDERIKKEIIKKICPALGPEAYVATNTSSISITRLAAQSDRPGKFVGMHFMNPVPRMELVELIRGIATEEETYRTIRELTLKIGKTPVNAEDFPAFIVNRILLPMLNEAIYTLYEGVGSVEAIDTAMKLGTHHPMGPFELADFIGLDVCLAVMQVLHEGLSDSKYRPCPLLVKYVEAGWLGRKTGRGFYDYSGPKPVPTR
- a CDS encoding IS1595 family transposase — protein: MTDNEKMTVKGFFARFPTDDACLEHIMEVRYGLRRVCRKCGQEATFHKIGERRAYACSHCGDHLYPCAGTIFEDSRTSLQSWFYAIYLFVVTRHGVSGKELQRGLGVTYKTAWRMGQQIRILMSNTDGFEILRGHVELDEAYVGGRRHGIGRGPVGKTVVMGLKQRKGRMVARVIPNVKKVTLREVVLNNVEAGSIISTDELMSYNLLSGDGYTHGQVNHSAKEYAYPHNKHGVVHHVNHVESFWRVFKKSIASTHIHVSPKYMARYLDEFTFRANYREKQNAMFDLLIAAV